In Microbacterium maritypicum, the following are encoded in one genomic region:
- a CDS encoding LacI family DNA-binding transcriptional regulator — protein sequence MKREGAPRLIDVAETAGVSLASASRAMTGGSGISPEVAAHVRVIAKQLGYEPNMHARGLAGGLVPTIGLVVHEIGDPYFSDIASGVIRSATLENRSVQIAQADRTPDSELAQVKSLLRQRVGSIIIAGSGYADPAREQGMTEALLDFTLSGGRAAVIGRHHLPVDAVLPDNHRAGISVGRHLAELGHRRIGVVAGPLDLNTVADRIAGLREGTSDPDLELVVVSHEFTREGGIAGARELLDRDVTAIVGLNDAMAIGILSELRQHGIRVPEEMSVVGFDDISVAPDVAPALTTARIPMFEMGQHAVSLILRPASDEARTIETAHELIIRQSSGPPRG from the coding sequence GTGAAGCGTGAAGGCGCGCCACGACTCATCGATGTGGCCGAAACCGCAGGGGTCTCCCTGGCGAGCGCGTCGCGGGCGATGACCGGAGGCTCCGGCATCTCTCCCGAAGTGGCGGCGCACGTGCGCGTCATCGCGAAGCAGCTCGGTTACGAACCCAACATGCATGCGCGAGGTCTCGCCGGCGGGCTCGTGCCGACGATCGGCCTCGTGGTGCACGAGATCGGCGACCCCTACTTCTCCGACATCGCCAGCGGCGTGATCCGCAGTGCGACGCTCGAGAACCGATCCGTGCAGATCGCCCAGGCCGACCGCACCCCCGACAGCGAGCTCGCGCAGGTCAAGTCGCTGCTGCGCCAACGCGTCGGCTCGATCATCATCGCCGGCTCCGGGTACGCCGACCCCGCACGCGAGCAGGGCATGACCGAGGCGCTGCTCGACTTCACGCTGTCCGGGGGCCGTGCCGCGGTCATCGGCCGCCACCACCTTCCGGTCGACGCGGTGCTGCCCGACAATCACCGTGCGGGCATCTCGGTCGGACGCCACCTCGCCGAGCTGGGGCACCGCCGGATCGGCGTCGTCGCCGGCCCGCTCGACCTCAACACGGTCGCCGACCGCATCGCCGGGCTCCGCGAAGGCACGAGCGATCCGGACCTGGAGCTCGTCGTGGTCTCCCACGAATTCACCCGCGAGGGCGGCATCGCGGGGGCACGCGAGCTGCTCGACCGCGACGTCACCGCCATCGTCGGCCTCAACGACGCGATGGCCATCGGCATCCTCAGCGAGTTGCGACAGCACGGCATCCGCGTGCCGGAGGAGATGTCGGTCGTCGGCTTCGACGACATCTCCGTCGCCCCGGATGTCGCGCCCGCCCTCACCACCGCGCGCATCCCGATGTTCGAGATGGGGCAGCACGCCGTCTCGCTCATCCTCCGCCCCGCGAGCGATGAGGCGCGGACGATCGAGACCGCGCACGAGCTCATCATCCGGCAGTCGTCCGGCCCGCCTCGCGGCTAA
- a CDS encoding arylsulfatase has translation MAEKPNILIIWGDDIGISNLSTYSDGLMGYRTPNIDRIAHEGVKFTDYYGEQSCTAGRAAFITGQNPYRTGLTKVGMPGAPLGLQPEDPTIADALKHHGYATGQFGKNHLGDRDEHLPTAHGFDEFFGNLYHLNAEEEPEHPDYPTDEEYPGFSEKFRPRGVLHTWANGDGTQRIEDTGPLTKKRMETVDEEFRDAAADFIRTQAEDDTPFFVWFNSTHMHFRTHTKEESKGRAGRWQSNYHDTMLDHDDVVGSLLDLLDELGLAENTIVMYSTDNGPHMNSWPDAGMTPFRNEKNSNWEGAYRVPAMVRWPGHIPAGTTLNGIVSHNDWFVTLLAAVGDDDVAERLKSGTELHGTEYKVHLDGHNQLDYITGAVEHSPRRHFFYVSDDGDLTALRFENWKLVFLEQRAAGTLLVWQEPYIELRFPKLFNLRTDPYERADITSNTYWDWVIDRIFLFVPAQAYVARMLQSLAEFPARQESASFTINQVMKKLNTTAGNS, from the coding sequence ATGGCCGAGAAGCCCAACATCCTCATCATCTGGGGCGATGACATCGGCATCAGCAACCTCAGCACGTACTCCGACGGCCTGATGGGCTATCGGACCCCGAACATCGATCGCATCGCCCACGAGGGTGTGAAGTTCACCGACTACTACGGCGAGCAGAGCTGCACCGCGGGGCGGGCCGCCTTCATCACCGGCCAGAACCCCTACCGCACCGGCCTGACGAAGGTGGGGATGCCCGGGGCTCCGCTGGGCCTCCAGCCCGAGGACCCGACCATCGCCGATGCTCTCAAGCACCACGGCTACGCCACCGGGCAGTTCGGGAAGAACCACCTCGGCGACCGCGACGAGCACCTGCCGACCGCCCACGGTTTCGACGAGTTCTTCGGCAACCTCTATCACCTCAACGCGGAAGAGGAGCCGGAGCACCCGGACTACCCGACCGACGAGGAGTACCCCGGGTTCAGCGAGAAGTTCCGTCCGCGCGGGGTGCTGCACACCTGGGCGAACGGCGACGGCACGCAGCGCATCGAAGACACCGGTCCGCTGACGAAGAAGCGCATGGAGACGGTCGACGAGGAGTTCCGCGACGCGGCCGCCGACTTCATCCGCACGCAGGCCGAGGACGACACCCCGTTCTTCGTCTGGTTCAACTCGACGCACATGCACTTCCGCACGCACACCAAGGAAGAGAGCAAGGGGCGTGCGGGACGCTGGCAGTCGAACTACCACGACACGATGCTCGACCATGACGACGTCGTGGGCAGTCTGCTCGACCTCCTCGACGAGCTCGGACTGGCCGAGAACACCATCGTCATGTACTCCACCGACAACGGTCCGCACATGAACAGCTGGCCGGATGCGGGCATGACCCCCTTCCGCAACGAGAAGAACTCGAACTGGGAGGGTGCCTACCGGGTGCCCGCGATGGTCCGCTGGCCCGGGCACATCCCCGCGGGGACGACGCTCAACGGCATTGTGAGCCACAACGACTGGTTCGTCACGCTGCTCGCGGCCGTCGGTGACGACGACGTGGCCGAGCGGTTGAAGTCCGGGACCGAATTGCACGGGACCGAGTACAAGGTGCACCTCGACGGACACAACCAGCTCGACTACATCACGGGTGCGGTCGAGCACAGTCCGCGTCGACACTTCTTCTACGTCTCGGACGACGGCGACCTGACGGCGCTGCGTTTCGAGAACTGGAAGCTCGTGTTCCTGGAGCAGCGCGCCGCGGGAACGCTGCTGGTGTGGCAGGAGCCGTACATCGAGCTGCGCTTCCCGAAGCTGTTCAACCTGCGCACCGATCCGTACGAGCGTGCCGACATCACGTCGAACACATACTGGGACTGGGTGATCGACCGCATCTTCCTGTTCGTGCCGGCCCAGGCCTACGTCGCCCGCATGCTGCAGTCGCTCGCCGAGTTCCCGGCGCGGCAGGAGTCGGCGTCGTTCACGATCAACCAGGTCATGAAGAAGTTGAACACCACCGCCGGCAACTCCTGA
- a CDS encoding amino acid ABC transporter substrate-binding protein yields MTAPRHGRRIAAAIGTLSIAALTVSACSAPGDQAEGGGSDDPIVIGISLPLTGDFSEPGKGVERGYEAWRDIVNENGGLLGRQVELKILDDQSNADRVVSDYESLIAQDGVDLVFGPFSTRLVVPSARVAQEYGMLFVEPAGAAEEVFEQGFDNLFYAAPAIANDHYNNLADYLLALPEEERPETVAVAAMDDPFAQGTAYGLRDKLEEGGVEVVVNEVYPPNTTDFSTIAAKIAQSDADMVIGGTQYQDAVNLIIALQQLNYQPELAAFSTAPTNPEFAAAIGGATEGILAPTGYSPKSQFPSNIEFVEKYTEMHGNPPSEDEANAYTTGQVVAAAVEAAGCAEQGECQQELIDWLRDNSVETVVGELSWDETGKPTGAHLIQQWIDGEILIVLPDDVKEADFLFPKPTW; encoded by the coding sequence ATGACTGCACCCAGACACGGTCGACGGATCGCGGCAGCGATCGGAACGCTGTCGATCGCCGCGCTCACGGTTTCGGCCTGCTCGGCCCCCGGCGATCAGGCGGAGGGGGGTGGATCCGACGATCCGATCGTTATCGGCATCTCGCTGCCGCTCACCGGCGACTTCTCCGAACCCGGCAAGGGTGTCGAGCGGGGCTATGAGGCCTGGCGCGACATCGTCAACGAGAACGGCGGCCTCCTCGGACGCCAGGTCGAGCTGAAGATCCTCGACGACCAGTCCAACGCCGACCGCGTGGTCTCGGACTACGAGTCGCTGATCGCGCAGGACGGCGTCGACCTCGTGTTCGGCCCGTTCTCGACCCGACTCGTCGTTCCCTCGGCGCGCGTCGCCCAGGAATACGGCATGCTCTTCGTCGAGCCGGCCGGCGCGGCGGAGGAGGTCTTCGAGCAGGGCTTCGACAACCTCTTCTACGCGGCCCCCGCGATCGCGAACGACCACTACAACAACCTCGCGGACTACCTGCTCGCGCTTCCCGAGGAGGAGCGGCCCGAGACGGTCGCCGTCGCCGCGATGGACGACCCCTTCGCGCAGGGCACCGCCTACGGCCTCAGGGACAAGCTCGAAGAGGGCGGGGTCGAGGTCGTCGTGAACGAGGTCTACCCGCCGAACACGACCGACTTCTCCACCATCGCGGCCAAGATCGCGCAGTCGGATGCCGACATGGTGATCGGCGGCACGCAGTATCAGGATGCCGTCAACCTGATCATCGCGCTGCAGCAGCTGAACTATCAGCCCGAGCTCGCGGCATTCTCGACCGCGCCGACCAACCCGGAATTCGCCGCTGCGATCGGCGGCGCGACCGAGGGCATCCTCGCTCCCACCGGCTACTCGCCGAAGTCGCAGTTCCCCAGCAACATCGAGTTCGTCGAGAAGTACACCGAGATGCACGGCAACCCGCCGTCCGAGGACGAGGCCAACGCCTACACGACCGGTCAGGTCGTCGCCGCTGCGGTCGAGGCCGCGGGCTGCGCCGAGCAGGGTGAATGCCAGCAGGAGCTCATCGACTGGCTGCGCGACAACTCCGTGGAGACCGTCGTCGGCGAGCTCAGCTGGGACGAGACGGGCAAGCCCACCGGCGCGCACCTCATCCAGCAGTGGATCGACGGCGAGATCCTGATCGTCCTCCCGGACGACGTCAAGGAAGCCGACTTCCTCTTCCCGAAGCCGACGTGGTGA
- a CDS encoding formylglycine-generating enzyme family protein yields the protein MVHIPGGTFLMGSDDFYPDERPAHEREVESFFIDRYQVTNAQYAEFVGATGYVTVAERELDPAAFPGADPADLVPGAMVFTPTAGPTNLGDWRNWWRWQPGAFWRKPFGPDSSIDDRLQHPVVHIAFEDAVAYADWVGMRLPTEAEHEYAARGGLEGAAFAWGDEAYPDGVAQANSWLGRFPYDNQGVGGTAPVGSYPPNGYGLYDMIANVWEWTTDFYTPRHLRLSDTPVDAGKRTNLLAAASAQEGFPDIPRRVLKGGSHLCSPDYCLRFRPAARSPQAEDTGMSHIGFRLTRSV from the coding sequence ATGGTCCACATCCCCGGCGGCACGTTCCTGATGGGGTCGGATGACTTCTATCCCGACGAACGGCCGGCGCACGAGCGCGAGGTCGAGTCGTTCTTCATCGACCGCTATCAGGTGACGAACGCGCAATACGCCGAGTTCGTCGGCGCCACCGGATACGTGACCGTCGCCGAACGAGAGCTCGATCCCGCCGCGTTCCCCGGAGCCGATCCCGCCGACCTCGTTCCCGGGGCGATGGTCTTCACTCCGACCGCCGGTCCGACGAATCTGGGTGACTGGCGCAACTGGTGGCGCTGGCAGCCCGGGGCGTTCTGGCGCAAGCCGTTCGGCCCTGACTCGTCGATCGATGACCGGCTGCAGCATCCGGTCGTCCACATCGCGTTCGAGGATGCCGTGGCCTACGCCGACTGGGTGGGGATGCGGCTGCCCACCGAGGCCGAACACGAATACGCGGCGCGGGGAGGACTCGAGGGTGCGGCCTTCGCCTGGGGCGACGAGGCGTACCCCGACGGGGTCGCACAGGCGAACTCGTGGCTCGGACGCTTCCCGTACGACAATCAGGGCGTCGGCGGCACGGCGCCCGTCGGCTCGTACCCGCCCAACGGTTACGGCCTCTACGACATGATCGCGAACGTCTGGGAGTGGACGACCGACTTCTACACTCCGCGCCACCTCCGCCTCTCGGACACCCCGGTCGATGCCGGCAAGCGCACGAACCTGCTCGCCGCCGCCAGTGCGCAGGAGGGTTTCCCCGACATCCCGCGCCGTGTGCTCAAGGGCGGATCGCACCTCTGTTCCCCGGACTACTGCCTGCGCTTCCGGCCCGCCGCGCGCTCGCCGCAGGCCGAGGACACCGGGATGTCGCACATCGGATTCCGGCTCACCCGCTCCGTGTGA
- a CDS encoding arylsulfatase yields the protein MKTYHEGERFPGRIGRTYEESEPAFPMPPTAPEGAPNVLYIVIDDIGFGWIDAFGGLIHTPNISRLADGGLRYTSFTTTALCSPTRSCLLTGRNHHSVGMANIPELASGFPGYNARQPQNKAGIAAMLHDHGYTSFCIGKWHNTPSEETGISGPYDRWPTGPVFGFDRFYGFLGGDSDQWYPKLFLDREAIDQPRLPEEGYHLSEDLTERAMSWIAQHKSLSPDKPWLTYLAFGAMHAPHHIWPEWADRYKGKFDSGWDTYREETLARQKAMGIVPESAELSPMLEGVPEWDTLSADEKRLFARMAEVYAGYMEHTDEQIGRLIDFLEETEQLENTLLFVFVGDNGSSGEGTLNGLFNEQSVTIFAGEPPETVERNVERIDQLGQPGSYNHYPVGWAFAGNTPFKLCKQYTHWGGVRNPMVVHWPAGISAAGELRHQYHHVTDIVPTILDAVGVEAPRFVNSVQQAEIEGESMQYTFEAEPDAPSTHVTQYFEMLGNRGLYHDGWKVVTYHGRKPWENAAAWSFDEDKWELYHVAEDPAEAHNLMEGKDASNLDDPDVRKCIDLVSLWWAEAGKYQVLPLDDRFQARALDREALYAVNPKTTWYEGAVRIQPFEAPPTLSRSWSMSAVIEVPDGGATGPIAAMGGDSSGWSLYLNDGVPTFCYNFPGPELTYIRGTEKLSPGRHTIDYVFEKTGPEPLGAGGVGRITVDGAVVADGEIPRTCTVGYSMDETFDIGWDKGSPVSEDYGPIAEFTGKIIRVDFDSQPDLHSDHDDHHAQHHVTQAMMRQ from the coding sequence ATGAAGACATATCACGAGGGCGAGCGGTTCCCAGGCCGTATCGGTCGCACGTATGAGGAATCCGAACCGGCATTTCCGATGCCGCCGACAGCGCCGGAAGGCGCACCGAACGTCCTGTACATCGTGATCGACGACATCGGATTCGGATGGATCGATGCCTTCGGTGGTCTGATCCACACCCCGAACATCTCTCGGCTCGCCGACGGCGGCCTGCGCTACACCTCGTTCACCACGACGGCGCTGTGCTCACCGACCCGCTCGTGTCTGCTCACCGGTCGCAACCATCACTCGGTGGGAATGGCGAACATCCCCGAACTCGCGAGCGGGTTCCCGGGCTACAACGCCCGCCAGCCGCAGAACAAAGCCGGGATCGCGGCGATGCTCCACGATCACGGATACACGAGCTTCTGCATCGGCAAGTGGCACAACACGCCGTCCGAGGAGACCGGGATCTCCGGGCCCTACGATCGCTGGCCGACCGGCCCCGTGTTCGGGTTCGACCGGTTCTACGGTTTCCTGGGCGGCGATTCCGACCAGTGGTATCCGAAGCTCTTCCTCGACAGGGAGGCGATCGACCAGCCGCGGCTCCCGGAGGAGGGATACCACCTTTCCGAGGATCTGACGGAGCGGGCGATGAGCTGGATCGCCCAGCACAAGTCGCTGTCACCGGACAAGCCGTGGTTGACCTACCTGGCTTTCGGCGCGATGCACGCGCCGCACCACATCTGGCCGGAATGGGCGGACCGGTACAAGGGCAAGTTCGATTCGGGCTGGGACACCTACCGCGAGGAGACACTCGCAAGGCAGAAGGCGATGGGCATCGTCCCGGAGTCGGCGGAACTGTCGCCGATGCTCGAGGGCGTGCCCGAGTGGGACACCCTCTCGGCAGACGAGAAGCGTCTTTTCGCCCGCATGGCCGAGGTCTACGCCGGCTACATGGAACACACGGACGAGCAGATCGGCCGATTGATCGACTTCCTCGAAGAGACCGAGCAGCTGGAGAACACCCTCCTCTTCGTGTTCGTCGGCGACAACGGCTCTTCCGGTGAAGGCACCCTGAACGGTCTGTTCAACGAGCAGTCCGTGACGATCTTCGCCGGAGAGCCGCCCGAGACGGTCGAGCGGAACGTGGAGCGCATCGACCAGCTGGGTCAGCCCGGGTCGTACAACCACTATCCGGTCGGGTGGGCGTTCGCGGGGAACACGCCGTTCAAGCTGTGCAAGCAGTACACGCACTGGGGCGGTGTGCGCAACCCGATGGTGGTCCACTGGCCGGCCGGGATCAGCGCCGCCGGTGAGCTGCGCCATCAGTATCACCACGTCACCGACATCGTGCCGACCATCCTCGATGCGGTCGGCGTCGAAGCGCCGCGCTTCGTCAACTCCGTGCAGCAGGCGGAGATCGAGGGCGAGTCGATGCAGTACACCTTCGAGGCCGAACCCGACGCCCCGTCGACGCACGTGACCCAGTACTTCGAGATGCTCGGAAACAGGGGCCTGTACCACGATGGCTGGAAGGTGGTCACCTATCACGGGCGCAAACCCTGGGAGAACGCCGCCGCATGGTCGTTCGATGAGGACAAGTGGGAGCTGTACCACGTCGCCGAGGATCCGGCCGAGGCCCACAACCTCATGGAAGGCAAAGACGCGAGCAATCTCGACGATCCCGATGTGCGCAAGTGCATCGATCTCGTGTCGCTGTGGTGGGCAGAAGCGGGCAAGTACCAGGTGCTGCCTCTCGATGACCGGTTCCAGGCGCGCGCGCTCGATCGGGAGGCGCTGTACGCCGTCAACCCGAAGACGACCTGGTACGAGGGTGCCGTGCGCATCCAGCCGTTCGAGGCCCCGCCGACGCTCAGCCGGTCCTGGTCGATGAGCGCCGTCATCGAGGTTCCCGACGGAGGTGCGACCGGTCCTATCGCGGCGATGGGCGGCGACTCGTCCGGATGGAGCCTGTACTTGAACGACGGCGTCCCGACGTTCTGCTACAACTTCCCCGGGCCGGAGCTGACCTACATCCGCGGGACCGAGAAGCTCAGCCCCGGGCGTCACACCATCGACTACGTCTTCGAGAAGACGGGGCCGGAACCGCTCGGTGCCGGGGGCGTCGGACGGATCACCGTCGACGGAGCCGTGGTCGCCGACGGCGAGATCCCGCGAACGTGCACGGTCGGATACTCCATGGACGAGACGTTCGACATCGGATGGGACAAGGGGTCACCCGTCTCGGAGGACTACGGTCCCATTGCCGAGTTCACCGGGAAGATCATTCGCGTCGATTTCGATTCGCAGCCGGATCTGCACTCCGACCACGACGACCATCACGCGCAGCACCACGTCACCCAGGCGATGATGCGGCAGTAG